The Crassostrea angulata isolate pt1a10 chromosome 1, ASM2561291v2, whole genome shotgun sequence nucleotide sequence cacatattgagcattgcagtttttgaaaagatcctaaaaaactgtttataaatgggatataaacctatacagtgaactttgaaccccttgtaAGGCCTAGGAATCCTCCAATGGCCTAAATCTCaccaattttataaaatcaataatatgtcAACATGCTTGCATTATaccatttcagtttttgtgaataattggATGTTTTCCATTGTAATATTGgacccccaatgtggccccacccaactcctgaagatcatgatttgaacaaacttgaatctaccctaacTGAGAATGCTTtgacacaagtttcagctctcTAAAAATTCAACCTCCCcctccctccccctccccccattgtggccccatcctactcctgaagatcatgattttaacaaacttgaatctaccctacctgaggatgctttgacacaagttttagctttcctggccgattggtttctgagaagatttttaaatatttactctatatattcctatgtaaaaattcaaccatccttgtggccccaccctactcttgtggatcatgatttgaacaaacatgatcTGGATGTACTTAAATAGATATATTTCAGAGTGTTTACTATAATTACTTGTCTGatcttaataaaaattgcaggtgcacatcttcagatagattcaacatatttacaaattttcagactACTCCATGCAGAGGTTAAATTTATATAGGAGGAACAAaattgcgtctacagacagatcAGGGTATAATAACAGTATGTAGCATGATAAATCCAGCTTAGTTACCAGAAATCCAAATGGTATTTAATCAGTTACCagtaaatgggtttttttccttttatttctttAGTAGCATTtttctgaccttgacctttgactcATGGCCTTGCTTTGAACAAATTAGTTTGTTGTCATGATGCCATTCTTTGTCAATgttacattttcttttctaaaggACCTTAACAAGATCAAAATACAGTATTTTGcacaaaatgaaaactgaatGAATTGAAGGATTCCAGAAACcctttttaaataattgcaaACAAAAAGAGACGCTCTGCACACCACactcaaaataaaaagaaacacaaaaaaatcttttcttctttttttatcaaatttcaaacttcaacaaaaacaaatatggcAGCAACAACAGTATAATTTGAAGTTCAACTTAACAACaaatcaaaaacaacaaaaataaacaaattactAATAATTTGTAAAGCAAAAGTGAAAAGAATATTAGCAATTTAAAGCATGTTCTTGAGACattcatttaagaaatttgTCATTTATGTACATTTCATAAAAAGCATGCAACTTTGCAAGttgatttattcaaataaatataaaaatagcaTATTATCAAATGCACATGCAATtatcaaacacattttttttttattgaaaaaaaatcatgaaataagaTGAGAAAAAATGAATGGAATAATGTCATCACCAATCATGGCTTTAATAATTGCTTTTGTGTTAAATATTAGTGCTAAAAGGTTAGAAAAAAAAGCCAAATCTTCAGTCACATTtaaataggtatgataaaaagATCTAGAAAAGTTAAAGAAAGTGAGAGCAAAACTCAGTCAGAAACAAGCACATCCAGGGAGTTCTGCCTTTTGGTCCATTGAATACAGTATACAATCCTACATTGGTAATTATCTTAGAGATCAAATAGAATATCCAAAGAGTTCTGACAAAGCCTTGCTCTCTGTCTCACTGTAACCAGAATGAGCATAGGCAAGAAATAATTGGCACTTCTTAGTCTTAGAATCTACACCTACTGTGAATGAAAAAGTGTTGTTATTCTGGTCAATGTAGTAACCTTCAAGAAGAGAAATGAAGTAGCTGGGGGTTTTCCCTCTTCTAACCATTTTTTCCCATTTACCACCACCCCCCTTTCTCAGTTTCGCCCAATCTTTACCTGGAGAAAATTCTCTGGATGAAACCAACTCCACTGGATCCATATCAAAGGCACTGTCTGTATCCAGTTCATCTAGAGTTGTCTGTCCCTGATCCATCTGATCACTGTAAACGTCACTGTCACCAATCAGAAGTTTATCACACGCTTCGAAATTGtcagacaaaaaaataatagcACCATCTGACGTGGAAATCTTTCTTTCTTTGTCTTCAGAGTCTGAGGCATCTACATTATTGTAAGATCCCTGAGATTCAGTCACCATTTTTGACGGAAGACTGTTGACGCGTTTCATCAGAGACTTTAACTGACTTTGACCTTCGCTGTCCCAAGAAAGGTCAATGCCATCAGTGTCAACTGCACTTTCGCTGAGAGATGTGTCGCTTTGCGAGCGATGAAATTTCTCTCTAGCTTTCTCCACAAATTCACAGGCCTTTTTGGCAAGCGGATCACTAGGCGTGTACTCCATATCGTCCTCGCTGGAATGTTTTGCTGCTAACTGTTTCAGTTCATCAAGTTTTGCAGTTAAATCAGCGAATTCATCAACAATATCATCAACTTCGTGTTcaatcttttcaaaatattctccCGTTGATTGGCCTACTTCAGCAGATTctgtaaaaatttcattttcacttAAACCCGACAAACTTTCTTGTCTCTCACAACTGTTACTCCTTGCATATCTACAAGGTGATGCATCCGGAGAGGAATTTAAAGAAGTTGATGTACTAGATGTGTTAATTTCATGAAGTCTTTGGAGAAGTGTTTGTCTGAATTGACCATCAGGGCATTTGGCTCTGTGTAGAGGCGAGGAATCTATCTCGTCGTCATCAACACTTAAATTTCCTGATATATCTGTTGTGTAGTTACTAAAGAGTTTTGCACTTCCACTGGAGTGAAAAGGTGAGGTATGGTTTGAACTGTCTGTAGTTTGCCAAACACAAACCGACTGGTCAGCGACATTAATTTCATCACCAATTAAATCCTTACAGTCAGTTGCAGATAGATTTGAAATAAGATCTGGAAtgttctctgaaaatttcacaGAAGGTTTTTGTTCACCTGCAAGTTTTTCCTGGTTTTGATTGTTTCGGTCATCATCTGATGGGGGAGTCAATAAAACACTGCTGACAGTCAAAAGATCCTGAGAACTAGACACATCTATCTGTAAACTGTCGCCAGAAGAATCGTACAGGTGCGCCTTGCTCGACTGGAAATGCTCATCGAAGCCATATTTATAGTTCCTTTCATACAAAGACTTAAGACTGAGATTTCCCTTCAGTGACCCGCTATTCGGTTCTGCGGCGCTAATGTCAGATGCACTGTGAATTAGTCTATCTACCGAGTCCTCCTGAACACGTGAGGAGCTGTCCTCATGAGGATTCAGAAGACGAGTTTCGTCGACATCGGAACTTCTCCTGTGGGATCGCTGGTGTTTTGTTGGCCTCCGCTGTCGGACAAGTATGGGACTGGTCGCCTGGTTTCTGGTGCGACAGCTGCCAAACTGAACGCCATTTACTGCATCATAGCGAACTGGCACCGTCTCATTGGAGCCAGAGTTTCCCATCTCATTCTCCTCAACATCTGCCTGCAACATGAATTAAAGAAAACCAACCCATTAACATATCATTTGATAATTCATTCACTATCATAATTGAACAGAAACATAATCTATATGCAGATATATATATTAGTATATGATTCAATAAATACAACAAAAACCCTAATTAGAAAACTGTAGGTTAATATATTCAAGAATTGTTTTGAGTGTAGGTTGTTTCCTAATACTGAGGAAACATTgaaatttgtgggggccaattttcgtggattgttggGTTTTTGCTTATTCATTGGGATGTAATTTTATGGATGCTTCGGTTTTCAGTtttataggtaaaaaaaaaagcacgttcaaaatttattattgtCCACGATGTCCAGGATGTTTATTCGTGGGGAAAGCTACCTtcaaataccacgaaaattgagccaccatgaattctaatgattttaCAGTACTAGTACAATATACTTCCTCACATAGATAAACTACTGACTGCTTCATAAGCTGACAAGTAAATAAGTACTCAAGCACTTTACTAAACCACCATATCCTTATTGTCCATAAAAATCCTTGTCCTCACATTATATCTCCTCAGCAGTACATGTAATCTATTTTACAGAGTACAGCACAAGTTTACTCAAAAAATgagattgtttatttaaataaactttatttgacaatttaaataagtatatttctttttaaggaAATAATTCAAGACAACTTTATTTACAAGGCTTCATTGTGGTTTTCCCCTATCCATCTACTAAAAAACATCTGTTTTCATCCTGTACTAATtaactgatttttattttaggCCTTTCTGGAAGTTGTCTGAAATAATTAACATGGATTTTACAAATTTCCAATTTCAATATGTCAGAAACCAGATGGCCTACCATTATAAAACTTATAGTGCATATTCATGAAATCTATTTTTAACGTTAGGTCATTAAAGATGGAAGATAGAACAATACTCCATTTActaaatagatgtaaatatgATAATAATCAGATCTTCTATGGTAAATATGTATGATGTCAAAGAAAAAGGACAATAAATGTCGCAGACAGAAAGGCCTGCAAAGGATAGGGTATCCTCGAAGAAACTGGCCTGCTTAGCAGGCCACACAAGCTGTCTTGGTTATCATTACAAGTATAATGCGGGTATGTCAGATGCTGTATCCTCCATTCCTGTGCAGTTCCAGTTGATCTATTGATTATCTGTATGTGTCATTACTCCGGCATcattatacattacaaaatggTGGCTTCACTACCACACAGTGTTCTTTCTGCGTACCGTAATAAActgttttaattcaatttcactTCTAGAGACAAAACACATCAACTTAGTAATAGACAATGGTGCAAAAAGTTCAATGGTCAATTTTAAGACATCTATAAAGCAACAGCATCTATTCTATGGAATGAAAATCTCctttcaaagaaaaatcaaCATCTTTAGACTTGTCTCTGTAATTAAGAAGAACAGGACACCATGTTTAACCAGCCACAAGTCACATGAGAAGATTTAATGTGACACAATGAGTCATGGAAATCGAGAGACAACCCATGAACAACAAATTAAAGTTGTTTTGACAAGCAAGGTCCTCTAAACTCCtcttaaattttcttgaataaaGATCTGTCAATCAGTATGTGGAATACTTCATTAGTATTATCCACATGTACTAAAAACCAACCAAATTCTAATGACcacaaaacaaacatttcacAGCCAGATTAATGTAAAAGCACTCAGGATCTCAACAATAGGAACTGCACACGAGGTGAAGGTCATATGAACAATATCTACTGGAAGCTTATCTTACGGAGCTATAAATTCAGGTATAGCCAAATCCATTACAgtcatcataaaataaaaaacatcttTATGAAACAGAGAGAGATTAGACACATCTAACATATGTACCCCGACGaccaatacacatacatgtattacacactCTGACACACAAAAACATGGACAAAAAAATCAATGGAGTAAAATCTGCCAAGTTCTCTGCTCAATACTCACGGTGCTCAGTTcacagacacacagacagacggTCCCATCCCCTCGACCTTAGTCATACCCTGCATTGATCTCGCTACATGTGACTGCAGCTCACAAAGTCTGAGTCCTTGACAATTGGACTTCCTGTCATAGTCGAAGGGGGGTAACTCTCAATTCAGACTGGGTGAATGCGAGATCAATGAGGAGATTTAAATCGGCGGCCAGACAAGGTGGATTTGTGATGATTCAACATCGAGAGAAAGCCGGCCCTGATATTGATCACCAAAGTGTGCCCAATCGGTTGGAGGGAAATTATTCAGGATACCTTAGTGGGAAGAAATACATTACGTAATTCAGGATACCTTAGGCTTAATGGGAAGAAATACATTACTTACCTAAGTCAAGATTCAGTTGACAATCACTTTTGCTACATCATTTCTACCTTAATATTGGAGTTTATGCATTACTTTCTCTATATAAGTGACTCACAGGCATAAATCTTGGGATGGTATAGAAATTTCTGTATACTTTTGGCAACCAAGAATGAAAGTATCCTTAAAAAATCCTGATTATAACTAAACCCAATCCAAATGCAAATTACACAATTGCTCACACTGAATAAAAATAGTAGGGAAAGTACAGCATTCAAAGACACAGTCTACCCTAATGCAAAATGACCTATCTGAATGCCTATCAACTGGTCATCACACTTTGTGTCTATACCCACTTAACTAAATGTTGGCATTTTGACTTTGATACACTGTCCATACCAGGttcttgcattaaaaaaaacaagtgtAATTTTCCTAGTACTTACATCATTACTTTGGTCGCGCTGGCAGGACTTGTCTGCGGTGTAGACTGGTTCCCTGTCCTTGGGGTCCGACGGAAACAGGCGACAGTAGAGTTTGTACAGGAGGTAGCTTCCAATTCCAAACCCAATGCCAATGGCACAAAGTACTGTGGCCGCTTTGGCTGAAAGAAACATGAGCCCAGACATAACTCAACATGCCTCCAAAAACATTAAACTACTGCAAAATTTTGTTGATGGTTGAGTATCAATtctaaatctttataaaacaatGCATGCATTGGCATTCAAGCAACGCTCAGGAAGTGAGCAACAAAGTGgtggtatatttttattttcaaaaatctgaaGCAAAGAGCACACATTTAGTCTAAGAgaagtttttattgtttaatggGGAAGAAAAGTTCATGTTCATATGAAATTAAGAGaaagatgatacatgtattttatgatgCAATGCAACTGAACAATTTTCGAGCATTCTCCcactttttcaatgaaattctatgaaaaaaaaacatctgcATTCTTAACAAgaattaaatatacatgaaacCTCTGATTTATCTTGAAATGaatgattttagttttttttttaaatccaacaATGAAATGATTCAATATCGATTTCTAtaaaatttttcttgaaaacaaatctttaaaaaagaatacatggaGATAAAAGTACTAAATTCTGTTAGTACAGGTACACTGTGTTCGCTTAGTCATTACTCAATATGAGTACTAAGTTGATAAGGACTTTAAAACATAAACTATAAGTTCTCCTTTTGTAAGCTCTctattgataacaaatttgtcaaaaagaaaaaaataaatgccgTAATATTGGTATAGTAGAAAGCGCTGAATAAATCCATAATAAGTTACCTAGGATTGACttgatcacattttttaaacacttcCTCATCATAGAAAATTTTCCCCTTTTATAAACTAGAGTCCTATTCCACCACAATCTTCTGAACTCCTAAGATAAGATAAACAGTCAAAATCAAAAGGCATGGTGTCAGCATATCCCAAGGGCTACAAATTGTAATATTTGTTACAGCATGTTACCTGTTAAAACAGATTATCTCCCTTTGGTGCAATTAAACTTCACACTCTCACCCCTCTAATTAAACACGTCGCACACTGTTAACATTAAGTCTGGTGTCACCCCTGCTGTGTTTGTATAACTATTATAAACCTTTTAACCCCATGCAGTAATAAGAACTATATGCAAGCAGGTATGGAATCAATGGATTTGCAGATTAAAGTCTGAACAATGAATGACTGCACTTGCACTTGGCCTTGATTTTGCCATGCTAACCCCCACGTAATGGGTACACTACTAACAC carries:
- the LOC128165242 gene encoding uncharacterized protein LOC128165242 isoform X5 — protein: MMRKCLKNVIKSILAKAATVLCAIGIGFGIGSYLLYKLYCRLFPSDPKDREPVYTADKSCQRDQSNDADVEENEMGNSGSNETVPVRYDAVNGVQFGSCRTRNQATSPILVRQRRPTKHQRSHRRSSDVDETRLLNPHEDSSSRVQEDSVDRLIHSASDISAAEPNSGSLKGNLSLKSLYERNYKYGFDEHFQSSKAHLYDSSGDSLQIDVSSSQDLLTVSSVLLTPPSDDDRNNQNQEKLAGEQKPSVKFSENIPDLISNLSATDCKDLIGDEINVADQSVCVWQTTDSSNHTSPFHSSGSAKLFSNYTTDISGNLSVDDDEIDSSPLHRAKCPDGQFRQTLLQRLHEINTSSTSTSLNSSPDASPCRYARSNSCERQESLSGLSENEIFTESAEVGQSTGEYFEKIEHEVDDIVDEFADLTAKLDELKQLAAKHSSEDDMEYTPSDPLAKKACEFVEKAREKFHRSQSDTSLSESAVDTDGIDLSWDSEGQSQLKSLMKRVNSLPSKMVTESQGSYNNVDASDSEDKERKISTSDGAIIFLSDNFEACDKLLIGDSDVYSDQMDQGQTTLDELDTDSAFDMDPVELVSSREFSPGSLNIGPKQDILEYCKAEWRGQTKRASIMQKAYQEIPSLIECRHLHQVRGDNYCAIRGTLLQCFIQNINVLTKWNSAESVINRLQTLYRNPNSGLSQWTFAHRLPFNKKDKLPTMSECVQCLFAKFSECQSLSTNEERNSWPVNLLNLDTKVDLQCMEAIKLLMFLEAHSLYEASQKGDDVPVFVWLLFARDTSENPESLLKNHINPVGDSGGLEQIEMILLGHTLEVTIKVLRLQQYGEEDFVTYYPDDRRESWPLIVLIAEDDRHYNAPVV
- the LOC128165242 gene encoding uncharacterized protein LOC128165242 isoform X4 codes for the protein MSVIVKVFVLPQPFKHHAKAATVLCAIGIGFGIGSYLLYKLYCRLFPSDPKDREPVYTADKSCQRDQSNDADVEENEMGNSGSNETVPVRYDAVNGVQFGSCRTRNQATSPILVRQRRPTKHQRSHRRSSDVDETRLLNPHEDSSSRVQEDSVDRLIHSASDISAAEPNSGSLKGNLSLKSLYERNYKYGFDEHFQSSKAHLYDSSGDSLQIDVSSSQDLLTVSSVLLTPPSDDDRNNQNQEKLAGEQKPSVKFSENIPDLISNLSATDCKDLIGDEINVADQSVCVWQTTDSSNHTSPFHSSGSAKLFSNYTTDISGNLSVDDDEIDSSPLHRAKCPDGQFRQTLLQRLHEINTSSTSTSLNSSPDASPCRYARSNSCERQESLSGLSENEIFTESAEVGQSTGEYFEKIEHEVDDIVDEFADLTAKLDELKQLAAKHSSEDDMEYTPSDPLAKKACEFVEKAREKFHRSQSDTSLSESAVDTDGIDLSWDSEGQSQLKSLMKRVNSLPSKMVTESQGSYNNVDASDSEDKERKISTSDGAIIFLSDNFEACDKLLIGDSDVYSDQMDQGQTTLDELDTDSAFDMDPVELVSSREFSPGSLNIGPKQDILEYCKAEWRGQTKRASIMQKAYQEIPSLIECRHLHQVRGDNYCAIRGTLLQCFIQNINVLTKWNSAESVINRLQTLYRNPNSGLSQWTFAHRLPFNKKDKLPTMSECVQCLFAKFSECQSLSTNEERNSWPVNLLNLDTKVDLQCMEAIKLLMFLEAHSLYEASQKGDDVPVFVWLLFARDTSENPESLLKNHINPVGDSGGLEQIEMILLGHTLEVTIKVLRLQQYGEEDFVTYYPDDRRESWPLIVLIAEDDRHYNAPVV
- the LOC128165242 gene encoding uncharacterized protein LOC128165242 isoform X2; protein product: MERYGPHKWPPLPKLRVNVPPPPAPRNLESLADVCQEIFQLASDIALGQKKVVLCCSLGGQGISLDLCGAKAATVLCAIGIGFGIGSYLLYKLYCRLFPSDPKDREPVYTADKSCQRDQSNDADVEENEMGNSGSNETVPVRYDAVNGVQFGSCRTRNQATSPILVRQRRPTKHQRSHRRSSDVDETRLLNPHEDSSSRVQEDSVDRLIHSASDISAAEPNSGSLKGNLSLKSLYERNYKYGFDEHFQSSKAHLYDSSGDSLQIDVSSSQDLLTVSSVLLTPPSDDDRNNQNQEKLAGEQKPSVKFSENIPDLISNLSATDCKDLIGDEINVADQSVCVWQTTDSSNHTSPFHSSGSAKLFSNYTTDISGNLSVDDDEIDSSPLHRAKCPDGQFRQTLLQRLHEINTSSTSTSLNSSPDASPCRYARSNSCERQESLSGLSENEIFTESAEVGQSTGEYFEKIEHEVDDIVDEFADLTAKLDELKQLAAKHSSEDDMEYTPSDPLAKKACEFVEKAREKFHRSQSDTSLSESAVDTDGIDLSWDSEGQSQLKSLMKRVNSLPSKMVTESQGSYNNVDASDSEDKERKISTSDGAIIFLSDNFEACDKLLIGDSDVYSDQMDQGQTTLDELDTDSAFDMDPVELVSSREFSPGSLNIGPKQDILEYCKAEWRGQTKRASIMQKAYQEIPSLIECRHLHQVRGDNYCAIRGTLLQCFIQNINVLTKWNSAESVINRLQTLYRNPNSGLSQWTFAHRLPFNKKDKLPTMSECVQCLFAKFSECQSLSTNEERNSWPVNLLNLDTKVDLQCMEAIKLLMFLEAHSLYEASQKGDDVPVFVWLLFARDTSENPESLLKNHINPVGDSGGLEQIEMILLGHTLEVTIKVLRLQQYGEEDFVTYYPDDRRESWPLIVLIAEDDRHYNAPVV
- the LOC128165242 gene encoding uncharacterized protein LOC128165242 isoform X3, producing the protein MSLGTPMTFAKFLSDFLVPSAKAATVLCAIGIGFGIGSYLLYKLYCRLFPSDPKDREPVYTADKSCQRDQSNDADVEENEMGNSGSNETVPVRYDAVNGVQFGSCRTRNQATSPILVRQRRPTKHQRSHRRSSDVDETRLLNPHEDSSSRVQEDSVDRLIHSASDISAAEPNSGSLKGNLSLKSLYERNYKYGFDEHFQSSKAHLYDSSGDSLQIDVSSSQDLLTVSSVLLTPPSDDDRNNQNQEKLAGEQKPSVKFSENIPDLISNLSATDCKDLIGDEINVADQSVCVWQTTDSSNHTSPFHSSGSAKLFSNYTTDISGNLSVDDDEIDSSPLHRAKCPDGQFRQTLLQRLHEINTSSTSTSLNSSPDASPCRYARSNSCERQESLSGLSENEIFTESAEVGQSTGEYFEKIEHEVDDIVDEFADLTAKLDELKQLAAKHSSEDDMEYTPSDPLAKKACEFVEKAREKFHRSQSDTSLSESAVDTDGIDLSWDSEGQSQLKSLMKRVNSLPSKMVTESQGSYNNVDASDSEDKERKISTSDGAIIFLSDNFEACDKLLIGDSDVYSDQMDQGQTTLDELDTDSAFDMDPVELVSSREFSPGSLNIGPKQDILEYCKAEWRGQTKRASIMQKAYQEIPSLIECRHLHQVRGDNYCAIRGTLLQCFIQNINVLTKWNSAESVINRLQTLYRNPNSGLSQWTFAHRLPFNKKDKLPTMSECVQCLFAKFSECQSLSTNEERNSWPVNLLNLDTKVDLQCMEAIKLLMFLEAHSLYEASQKGDDVPVFVWLLFARDTSENPESLLKNHINPVGDSGGLEQIEMILLGHTLEVTIKVLRLQQYGEEDFVTYYPDDRRESWPLIVLIAEDDRHYNAPVV
- the LOC128165242 gene encoding uncharacterized protein LOC128165242 isoform X1 yields the protein MCRYTRLPVMERYGPHKWPPLPKLRVNVPPPPAPRNLESLADVCQEIFQLASDIALGQKKVVLCCSLGGQGISLDLCGAKAATVLCAIGIGFGIGSYLLYKLYCRLFPSDPKDREPVYTADKSCQRDQSNDADVEENEMGNSGSNETVPVRYDAVNGVQFGSCRTRNQATSPILVRQRRPTKHQRSHRRSSDVDETRLLNPHEDSSSRVQEDSVDRLIHSASDISAAEPNSGSLKGNLSLKSLYERNYKYGFDEHFQSSKAHLYDSSGDSLQIDVSSSQDLLTVSSVLLTPPSDDDRNNQNQEKLAGEQKPSVKFSENIPDLISNLSATDCKDLIGDEINVADQSVCVWQTTDSSNHTSPFHSSGSAKLFSNYTTDISGNLSVDDDEIDSSPLHRAKCPDGQFRQTLLQRLHEINTSSTSTSLNSSPDASPCRYARSNSCERQESLSGLSENEIFTESAEVGQSTGEYFEKIEHEVDDIVDEFADLTAKLDELKQLAAKHSSEDDMEYTPSDPLAKKACEFVEKAREKFHRSQSDTSLSESAVDTDGIDLSWDSEGQSQLKSLMKRVNSLPSKMVTESQGSYNNVDASDSEDKERKISTSDGAIIFLSDNFEACDKLLIGDSDVYSDQMDQGQTTLDELDTDSAFDMDPVELVSSREFSPGSLNIGPKQDILEYCKAEWRGQTKRASIMQKAYQEIPSLIECRHLHQVRGDNYCAIRGTLLQCFIQNINVLTKWNSAESVINRLQTLYRNPNSGLSQWTFAHRLPFNKKDKLPTMSECVQCLFAKFSECQSLSTNEERNSWPVNLLNLDTKVDLQCMEAIKLLMFLEAHSLYEASQKGDDVPVFVWLLFARDTSENPESLLKNHINPVGDSGGLEQIEMILLGHTLEVTIKVLRLQQYGEEDFVTYYPDDRRESWPLIVLIAEDDRHYNAPVV
- the LOC128165242 gene encoding uncharacterized protein LOC128165242 isoform X6; this translates as MGNSGSNETVPVRYDAVNGVQFGSCRTRNQATSPILVRQRRPTKHQRSHRRSSDVDETRLLNPHEDSSSRVQEDSVDRLIHSASDISAAEPNSGSLKGNLSLKSLYERNYKYGFDEHFQSSKAHLYDSSGDSLQIDVSSSQDLLTVSSVLLTPPSDDDRNNQNQEKLAGEQKPSVKFSENIPDLISNLSATDCKDLIGDEINVADQSVCVWQTTDSSNHTSPFHSSGSAKLFSNYTTDISGNLSVDDDEIDSSPLHRAKCPDGQFRQTLLQRLHEINTSSTSTSLNSSPDASPCRYARSNSCERQESLSGLSENEIFTESAEVGQSTGEYFEKIEHEVDDIVDEFADLTAKLDELKQLAAKHSSEDDMEYTPSDPLAKKACEFVEKAREKFHRSQSDTSLSESAVDTDGIDLSWDSEGQSQLKSLMKRVNSLPSKMVTESQGSYNNVDASDSEDKERKISTSDGAIIFLSDNFEACDKLLIGDSDVYSDQMDQGQTTLDELDTDSAFDMDPVELVSSREFSPGSLNIGPKQDILEYCKAEWRGQTKRASIMQKAYQEIPSLIECRHLHQVRGDNYCAIRGTLLQCFIQNINVLTKWNSAESVINRLQTLYRNPNSGLSQWTFAHRLPFNKKDKLPTMSECVQCLFAKFSECQSLSTNEERNSWPVNLLNLDTKVDLQCMEAIKLLMFLEAHSLYEASQKGDDVPVFVWLLFARDTSENPESLLKNHINPVGDSGGLEQIEMILLGHTLEVTIKVLRLQQYGEEDFVTYYPDDRRESWPLIVLIAEDDRHYNAPVV